The following DNA comes from Mya arenaria isolate MELC-2E11 chromosome 11, ASM2691426v1.
ACTGGTGTCTTCCATGAAATGGACTAGagagatattcataaaaaaatatatatattttcaccaaTGAGCTAAAACTaagtcacgctctagtagggCCCTTTATGCCATCCATATAGTTGTTTGTTAACAGTCCTCCTAGCGGCTCACGAACAATCCtccaatgtaaatatttatttgacaacgGGAGACAGCTTACTATTATAAAAAGAATGCAAACTGTTTTCCTGTCAAGTCATCCCAACGTTTCCAAACAGTAAGTCCCTACCTAACGGCCGACTGAAAACGTCTTGGTCGGGTCCGacaaatcaaacatatttaaggTTGGTCTCATATCAactaaatacttttaaataatcGACCTATATCGGTAATgggaaatgtaaataattgtaatagGACATTTATGAACTTAAGTTCTTTTCACTAGCGGTTTAATTTACAACAATGTTATAAGTTTAATGTAAATTCGAGTTATAAAGATCAAGTCACGTATATCGTGTCAGGATATTACCTACTACAGTAATTATCTTGATTCTGATTTTGTTAGGGCGCTGAGAAAGAGGTTCAGCTGGATTACGGATGTTTCAAAATCGGTTCCGGAGACGAGAACGAGGATGAGCAGGTGCCCGTTGGCATGGAAACAGAGGAGGCGGCAACAAAGGCTGAGATGTTCCGAGCTCTCTCTGATCAGCAATATCTGAGTAATGGGGGTGAGGAAACGACCTCTACCGGAGATGACACACTGcgttttaaaaattgattttgcAGTGTTAAAATAAAGTTCTAGTCAAAATGTGAAAAGCTGGTCGAGACATTCCAATTTTAAATGCTTCTTGCCATTTGTTGATTACAAATTGTCAGCCATCTGTTTGCCTATCGATAAAAACACCCTCTTTTGGTATTAAAATActtctttataaaatatctttacaaaatacaGTCATGTGGATACCTTTGTTAACAGCCCGAAAATGTAACCTGCTATTTGCTCATTGAAGAATGCTCCATGCTATTTGCCGATGGCCTGTTTGCTTATTTTTAATTGCTAATACTTATAGTCAAAATGCCATTTTCtgttcttttaaatttgaaaagcTTGTAAAGAAGATTTAACAACCTTAAACAAATCTTTTTCTCCAGAAATAAGCGAAAACTCTCCAAGATATAAGTTAAATATCAGAATCAAGTATGCTTTTTAATGAACAAAGAAGAAAATAGCAAATGGCAAATGGAAACACGAGACCACACATTTGTGTAACATCAGATACtgataatgttgtaataacttgtctcacaatcgttgtaaaattaaaaagttaaaacataacttaatagaaactattaaaacattCTCCGATTAGCAAATATCAAttggcaatttaaaatatagcATGTCATAACCGGATTGTCAAatccatgtttttatttttaaaacaattataatcatAAAACAAGACAATGGAGCGATGCTTAACGTTACCAATATGACTGTATCATAATGTAAAACATACAATTGATTTGGAAATGAACATTCAACATCATAATGACCATTTTATAATATCATGATATCTGGCGgcaatatataacattttgtttcaatccCGAACATGAATGTTAAATCATTATCAATGATATAGTTTTTTTCCTTCCATTTTGCAACATCATAACTTGTCAAATAAAACATCGCATATTCTTCCATGCACGTGTTCTTTCTTGTTTATTAAATGGAGTCAAAGAACTCTTacaaacagtgtgtgtataccacgtgataaattacgtcatatatgctacgtcgcaaggcaacattttgcttaaattgaagattaaaaaaagataacttcTGTTAAactataccattttaaatgaaacaaaggacagtctatgccgcttaaagagccccgccttcgtttattaccggagtttacAAAGgcgattagtttcatcaaacactttgttTGAAGTCtccattcgaagcaaaatgttgccttccgacgtagcatttatgacgcaatatatcacgtggtatacaaacactgacaaaaggcaataatatatgtaaaattcGTTTGGTGTTTCCCGACCGCCTTATAAAAACACCCGCAAGCGAATCATGTTTTTGAGCCTTTCCGGTGTTGTTGTTGGCAAAATTATGATATGGGTAGATAATAAACGACAGCCATTTTTTTCTTATGGCCTTTTGCTACAGTACAGTTCAGATTTTTCGTTTTGCCGATTTCGCTTTAAGaatgaaaaaagataaaatttgaaatacccGCAAACTTTTTTAGtaaatgaattgaattaaaacaaaagggACACTCCGTAGCTTTAAATCTAATCTAGATCCCAGGCGTTCCGgctcaaggtcaatgtcacaagtCATGTTCCAATGTTTTAGCTAATTGTTTTGACCATGATCCCGTTTGATACGAAGAAGAATCACTTTGCTTTCTCCATTGATATACACATGTTGTCAATGTCTGTGATTGTCAAAGTAGTTGACGCAGTGCGCGTGCGTTTTAAGCGTAGGATAGGATGCTGCTCCCAGAATGTTATTATTTCACGCCACCAACTTAAATGACGAATCTTCATTTGTCCAGGACTGGTCCGGCGGTGACCTAATagtttccatattgggtcatgTATCTTTAACTAGTACCAAAATGGCATTTATATTTTCGATTCGTatgaagaaatgaaacaattgtTGACATCTTGATCATTGTAAACAGGTTTATACATCAGCCGGGCGCAGGGAACCATATTCGGGTCCGAGCTTCGCATAAAATGTctcaataatgaaaaacatattccTGTTAGAGTGGTATCCGTCCGTCTGTATGTCACACTTCGTGTCCGCTCCATATCTCTTACACCTTTTAAGGCTTTTGGTGAAATTCAGGTCAAATGTTAACTACATCGAGACGATGTGCTCAATGTCGTCATGGTCGTGGTCACAAGTACCTGTTGTGTATAAGATATTGAACAAGAGATGCTCATAAAACACTCTGCCTACATGAGCGCCTGTTTGTCAGTTATTCTAGCGCTGTGCTCGCTTATGTTTAACTTGGTAGTGAGTTAAAATTACAGAACAGGGAAATGCTGTTTGAAACAACTTTCATGCTCGGGATCTTACGGTACAGGTACCTCGGTAGCGATTTCATCGCGCTGTCCAGGGTTGTGGTTgagataaagaaataatttcagATGTATTATAGTGAATATCACGTTTCCGTTTAATGTTGGGTTTACGAAAACATCCCGGGAGAAATGTCGAGGATGGGCCCGAAGATGCGTTTGAAAAGGATGGAGCAAAGACTCTCGACGACAAGGTGTCGGAAATCGCCATGACCTGGTTGGTATTCAATCTACTGTAATTGGTCAAACTGATTATGTTTTTATGGCATCGTTCAGCTTTTGGACAAGCCTTTTCTGAgaactacattttttttcaaaaaactgAATTCATGAAGGTAAACAGTGAAAGGGAATGAGTCAAATTCTAAATGCTTGTGAACACATGTATGCGGTTAGAAAGTGTATGTGAAAATAATCTACAACTCTATTATTAGCACATGTGGCCAAGCAAAACTTTAACCGATTTCTACCAATCGGGTTAACTTTAAATATcatgaaatagtttaaacatgaaaaaatggtAAGTTGATTATTTCTTTAATAgttaaaatcaattataataatggctgatttgttaaaattaatgcataatttgataatgacAATAAATCCCTGTACCACGTGAGGCTAATGTTCTCTATCCCATCCTTTCTGCTGGTCTTTACAAATACTCAGAAGAAATGGGCTGTCCGGGTCTAGAGATTCCACAAGGCACCGGACGatacaaaatttgaataaatgaaaaatatctcGGCGTGGCGCAATCTCTGGTTGTGTGGCGTACGCACGATATTTTGACCGAAATATTTGGCATCAGCATTTGTAAAAAATCCTCTATGAGTTAAATTTTacgtttttcaaatttaattcacattttaATAAACTAGTGTGTTTCcgtattgcaaaaataaatacaaaatatctcTATTTCTTCAGTGATAAGAAATAAGaaccaaattttaaaatgatttctaataaaaaaaatcttacccCTCATTTCGACCGTTTTCACCTgtccttgtttttttttgtcgcTCAGTTTTGAGTTTAATGAACTCACGCCCAGTTCCAGGGTCAAACCTCAGATGAATGTCATCCCGTCTCATGTAACGCAATTTAGCTCCAGTACTTATACCAAAATGAAGTACATGTGCACACCATGCAAAAAAGTGGGCTCGTGCAGTTTAGTCACCAAGACTGTCGACCTGATACATCTGCTCCAGATGTGTGTCGGTAAGAGCCTCAGCTGCTCGAGTTTTGTTCACCTTCTCCTTCGTCTTCAGGTAttctatttaattttaaagacttGTCAATCTTTAGTAAATTCAACATCAGGAATGATGGATATCCTTGTGTTTTCACATCTAAGATGTCTCTCGACAGAGTTCACAAAGCTTCTAAGGCTTTTTGGCTCATACACCTCACCTTTTGTTTTCTAAGAAAAACTTCCACATGTATTCATTAAGCTCAGTTGGTTGAAAGAATTGAATATTCCTTGAGTCTCCTTTTGGCAATAAAAATCTACAACTTTTATTTCGCTGTTTGTTCTTTTCAATGATCTTTTTAAACTATGTTCTCAGATAGAAATTGCTCCACGTCTACGGTTTTGAACCTTACTTGCTCTACCTcattttgtttctgttgttgttaatgttggGTTTACGAAAACATTTtcagtttgttgttgtttttttcggcgttttaagtgttgttgtcttcatttttttatcattttgcgaAGTTTATTCTTCAAATTATGAGTTTTAAAAAAGTTCtgcataaaaaaaacagtaaattcCTCATCAAACTATTCGGCCATTGTATCTATTGCCgcactacagacgacaacaTATATTAATTCTTCTCTTAATACATTCATGTACCTCTTTAAGTCAAGGGAAgtaaatcatataaaacaagaaaaaaagtattccCAAGTTGTctgcattgaaatatttcactgttttaaaattttagcccgctctcggttttaaatcaaacgtcagcgtgCACAGAGCTGGGACGAAATTTCAACAGACGTCATTTCCGagatgttttttatgtttaaattgtcaCGTTTTTCTAAATAAGTGTAATTTAATGACGTTAAAATGttacatattaaatgttttgctcatatatttaaagaaaaaaagttgaaacagTTGTCTAAAATTTGTTAGAAATTCCACAGACtataagtctttaaaaaaagCCAGTGCAGTACAATTGAAAAGTAACAACAATGACGTAAACAactttttcaatttaaacaaagttctgaacaatctgcccAGTGTGTGCTATTTGAGAGGCTCCATTGAGGACTTATAATTGGAGTTCGAACGTGTGTTTCAATCAAACGCTTGTAGCCAATTAAAAATGTCACCGTCAATTATTCAGTATTTGTCCTTGGAATTCATTTAATTGTCATATATGTTAAGCAAGTGTCCactttatgttattattattctaCAAATGTCATATCACAATAATGTGAACTAAATACGTTTCGATctctttttattaaaacacggaacatttttgcccaaaaaaataaaatattaacgaTCTTTAAGCGCTTTGTAAACGGAGAATTTGTGGCCAATTATTGAAAATCCCGTTTATTAAGGCTGATATTATTTTATCTGTACTAAAATCATATGGTTTTTAGTCTGATCAGTCAAGGCAGAtgagttaaaaataacaatgcattatTATGCCATTCACTACTTAttgttaaagtaaaacaaaataacgcCGCGATCAATTATGAGACAATAACTGCGAAAACGTTATACACTTTTGATATTTCATGGctatttgattattttgtaagaGGGAATCTGTCATGTTTAGATATTATGTTTTTAGAGAAAGACAATCTAGATTAATGATATAGTCTTGGTTGCCGATTATTGCAACGCAACCAAGCCATATCATTAATTTGGATTGTCTTTCTCCAAAAACATTATTATCTTAACATGACAAATACCCTTAATTAGAATTGTTTGTGATGAGGCTGCCATTGTTTGCGCTGATGCCTCTGTTTCAGTGCATGTAGATGCCAGTGCCCTACACCTGAATGGGGAGATACCGAACAGCTCATTGAAGATTAGGTTGATAACAGGGGAAGAATCACATGCTGTCTCTTCTGGCTTTTGTTAACGCCTGAAGAACAAGCAATGTGTAACCAAGAGCAAAATCCAAAGCTTTTTGTTTGTTCAGGTCAGAAAACGGGGAATGactgaacatgtttaaaagtaatgGGTGGGTTTTTgcttgatattgacgtattattGTCCTTGGCAAAAGAAGCTTCACTGAAGTGCCTGAAATGGCCTAAGTGTAATGGAAAGtaagtattaaaattatgtACATCGCTGATAACAACACGGCCAAGGATATAACATGAATTTAGTTTTTCCTGAATTAGAGCAGTTCGTAACGAGGCCGACAGTGTTCGCGCTGATGCCTCTGGCTCAGTGCCTGTGGACGTCCGTGCCCTACACCTGAAACGAGAAGATACCGAACTGTTCCTTGTAGGGCAGGTTAATGCCAGAAAAAGCAACCACGTCGTTCTCATGAGGTTGTTAATAATGCCTGCAGAATAAGCGTTTTACTAAATATTTGTGGACCATCCACAGTGCGTGCTTACTATATGTTGGTTATCCAGTTAGTGAATAAAAGTTATGAAACGGTAAAAATGACTTCCTTGATGTTAGTGTCAAAAAGTCCAACACAGACAAATGAAAGAGGAAATTTCTTAGTTAGTAAACATTTGGAAAGAAAAGTAtcttcataaaattatattagcCTAGTTGAGAAAACTTCCTGCACTTAGATCCAAATATCACTTTATCTCTTTGAAAGCTTAAATCAAATTAGGAAATCACGTAGAAGAAGATCATTACATTGTGTCGATTGAGGGTTTTTAGTTTTATCATTGTATTAGATGTATTGTTGGCCATAAAATCTCGGtgtcattaaaatgaaatagagCTGTGTCGCCTTCCTTGTTTCTTTTATtccaattaaaaataatttcaagttATCCAAACATTTCGAATATAAAAATTACGCCACAGGCTTGCTTCATTTTAAAGTGTGTcttgtacttttatttaaattggttCGATACCATAACGAATTTTCCATCAGAATAGCTGTCATCTTTTCCTGCGTAATTTTCAGTATTATTGCTATAAATCagtatcagtgtgtgtataccacgtgataaattgcgtcataaatgctacgttggaaggcaatattttggttCGAATGAATACTTAAAACAACGAtatcttcactatttcttcaccattttagatgaaacatagcgcagtctacgcctcttacggagccccgccttcgttacTTTAAGTTAGATTGACAACTTGATACCttcaaaccttttcacaatacggccgtctgacggagcaatgtcaaaacattattatggaaacaggtttgttgaagtgtttggggatactaatcacctaatcaaactgtGGTAATAacacgaaggcggggctctttaagtgcCATAGACTGCCCttcgttttatttaaaatggtgaagtaaaagaaaagttatctttgatttaagtcttcattttatgcaaaatgttgccttccgacgtagcatatatgacgcaatttatcacgtggtatatacacacactgagtatTATTGCTGTTACATTCAGATTTACATTTTGCTGTGTTTTTCCTGTTTTTAATCACATCTTTattatgctgttttttttacttagaactcctatgacttttttatattttaaatttaaattttatattttgttaaactacGAATCgattaaaattttgaaacaattattaaagcattGCTTTTCATAATAATTCAGATGCTCCTATTAAAGGGTAGTGCCATTCAAtgatgttgtaataacttgtggCCCGTCCCATTTGTAACTTTTCATCATATATGTGTGATATGTACTTGCTATTGTATaacttataaaaacaaa
Coding sequences within:
- the LOC128208190 gene encoding uncharacterized protein LOC128208190, coding for MEECVSASQLAPGSKICFKLYKISTKHKRMCAALEDRVVIKGAEKEVQLDYGCFKIGSGDENEDEQVPVGMETEEAATKAEMFRALSDQQYLSNGGEETTSTGDDTLRFKN